In one window of Limnohabitans sp. MORI2 DNA:
- a CDS encoding YifB family Mg chelatase-like AAA ATPase has translation MSLALIHSRALLGLQAPAVTVEVHLANGLPSFTLVGLADTEVKEARERVRCAIQNAGLEFPSNKRITVNLAPADLPKDSGRFDLPIALGILAAHGQLDIAALAQHEFAGELSLSGELRPVRGALAMGLALRGSGVRTRLVLPLGSAEEAALVPTAEVYRAQHLSDVVAHFAKPEVKGLMAQREEGNSHVAHTTEGWCRIEAPSLIATQGNAPHTNISDLADVRGQAMARRALEIAAAGGHSLLLVGPPGTGKSMLAQRFAALLPEMTLDEALESAAVASLAGRFELNQWMQRPTRSPHHTATSVALVGGGTPPRPGEISLAHNGVLFLDELAEVKRSALEALREPLENGHITISRAATQAKFPARFQLIAAMNPCPCGYLGSSVKACRCTPDQVTRYQGKLSGPLLDRIDLQVEVPTLTADVLMQTAPGESTATVRARCLAAHAKAIARQDVPNQALQGQALEAHMQLDAAAATFLQNAATKLGWSSRSTHRAIRVARTIADLAGSTAIQVAHVAEALQYRRVLT, from the coding sequence ATGTCGCTTGCTTTGATTCACAGCCGCGCACTCTTGGGTTTGCAGGCACCGGCTGTCACCGTCGAGGTGCATTTGGCCAATGGTCTGCCAAGCTTCACGCTGGTGGGTTTGGCCGATACCGAAGTGAAGGAAGCGCGCGAGCGGGTACGGTGCGCCATTCAAAACGCGGGGCTGGAGTTTCCAAGCAATAAGAGAATCACCGTTAACTTGGCGCCAGCCGATCTACCCAAAGACTCGGGGCGCTTTGATTTACCGATCGCTTTGGGCATCTTGGCTGCGCATGGGCAGCTAGACATCGCCGCGTTGGCTCAACATGAATTTGCTGGCGAGTTATCTTTATCGGGGGAGTTACGGCCCGTGCGTGGTGCATTGGCCATGGGGCTGGCACTTCGCGGTTCGGGTGTGCGCACGCGCTTGGTGTTACCTCTCGGCAGCGCAGAAGAAGCTGCACTTGTCCCCACGGCCGAGGTCTACCGCGCCCAGCACTTGAGCGATGTGGTGGCGCACTTTGCAAAACCAGAGGTGAAGGGCTTGATGGCTCAGCGCGAAGAAGGCAACAGCCATGTTGCACACACCACAGAAGGGTGGTGTCGCATCGAAGCGCCGTCGCTGATTGCGACACAAGGCAATGCCCCTCACACAAACATCAGCGACTTGGCAGATGTCAGAGGACAAGCCATGGCACGTCGCGCCCTTGAGATTGCAGCGGCGGGTGGTCACTCGCTTTTACTAGTGGGCCCACCTGGCACAGGCAAGTCCATGTTGGCACAACGCTTTGCAGCCCTACTGCCTGAGATGACCTTAGATGAAGCTTTAGAAAGCGCTGCCGTTGCCAGCTTGGCAGGACGCTTTGAATTGAACCAGTGGATGCAGCGGCCCACGCGCAGCCCACATCACACGGCCACCTCGGTGGCGTTGGTCGGTGGCGGCACACCGCCGCGCCCGGGCGAGATATCGCTTGCGCACAACGGTGTGCTCTTCCTGGATGAGCTGGCCGAGGTCAAACGAAGCGCTTTGGAGGCATTGCGTGAACCCCTAGAGAACGGCCACATCACCATCTCACGGGCGGCCACGCAGGCGAAGTTCCCAGCACGGTTTCAGCTGATCGCCGCGATGAACCCCTGCCCATGTGGTTACTTAGGCTCTTCCGTCAAAGCCTGCCGCTGCACGCCTGACCAAGTGACGCGTTACCAAGGCAAGCTGAGCGGACCGTTGCTAGACCGCATTGATTTGCAAGTGGAAGTGCCGACCCTGACTGCTGATGTGTTGATGCAGACAGCACCCGGTGAGTCCACGGCCACGGTACGTGCGCGATGCCTAGCCGCACACGCCAAAGCCATAGCGCGACAAGACGTACCCAACCAAGCCCTGCAAGGCCAAGCTTTAGAAGCGCACATGCAGCTAGACGCAGCAGCGGCCACGTTTTTGCAAAACGCAGCCACCAAACTGGGCTGGTCCAGCCGCAGCACACACCGTGCGATACGCGTGGCACGCACCATTGCAGACCTGGCCGGCAGCACCGCTATACAAGTGGCACATGTGGCCGAGGC
- a CDS encoding TorF family putative porin: MNIKSKLLLALLATSSAAFAQTAPAAPEVTYNVGVVSQYRYRGIAQTKGDPALQGGIDYANANGFYLGAWASTIKWIKDAALGTGGKTAKGPVELDLYGGYKFEAGGLAYDVGYLRYQYVGNTYKDAAPSANVNANTDEVYGAATYGPATLKYSQATSNLFGYSDSKGSTYWDLSATFDLGNGYSIVPHAGRQSIKNANQIYGYSDFALTLNKDLGDGLTASVAAIKTTADETLSKGLSSTSYYAGKNAVVVGVKYAF; this comes from the coding sequence ATGAACATCAAGTCCAAACTTTTGTTGGCCCTCTTGGCCACATCTTCTGCAGCGTTTGCGCAAACAGCGCCTGCAGCGCCAGAAGTGACATACAACGTGGGTGTCGTGAGCCAGTACCGTTACCGCGGTATCGCTCAAACCAAAGGCGATCCAGCATTGCAAGGCGGCATCGACTACGCCAATGCCAATGGCTTCTATCTGGGCGCTTGGGCTTCGACGATCAAGTGGATCAAAGATGCTGCTTTGGGCACGGGCGGTAAAACAGCCAAAGGTCCAGTTGAGTTGGATCTTTACGGTGGTTATAAGTTTGAAGCAGGTGGTTTGGCTTATGACGTCGGCTACTTGCGTTACCAGTACGTGGGCAACACATACAAAGACGCAGCACCTTCTGCTAACGTGAACGCCAACACAGACGAAGTCTATGGCGCCGCCACTTACGGCCCAGCAACATTGAAGTATTCACAAGCCACATCTAACTTGTTCGGCTACTCTGACAGCAAGGGCAGCACCTACTGGGATTTGAGCGCCACATTTGATTTGGGCAATGGTTACAGCATCGTGCCTCACGCTGGCCGCCAAAGCATCAAGAACGCAAACCAAATCTATGGCTACAGCGACTTCGCTTTGACCTTGAACAAAGACTTGGGTGATGGCTTGACAGCGAGCGTTGCCGCTATCAAAACAACAGCTGATGAGACGCTCTCAAAAGGCTTGTCATCTACTAGCTACTACGCTGGCAAAAACGCAGTGGTCGTTGGCGTCAAGTACGCGTTCTAA
- a CDS encoding P-II family nitrogen regulator, whose protein sequence is MKLITAIIKPFKLDEVREALSQIGVQGITVTEVKGFGRQKGHTELYRGAEYVVDFLPKVKIEAAVDAEHVDRAIEAIEGSARTGKIGDGKIFVYDLEQVVRIRTGETGPEAL, encoded by the coding sequence ATGAAACTCATCACCGCCATCATCAAGCCGTTCAAGTTGGACGAGGTCCGTGAGGCCCTCTCTCAAATTGGCGTGCAGGGCATCACTGTTACTGAAGTCAAAGGCTTCGGCCGTCAGAAAGGCCACACCGAGTTGTATCGCGGTGCTGAGTACGTGGTTGACTTCTTGCCCAAGGTCAAGATCGAAGCTGCGGTCGACGCTGAACACGTTGACCGCGCGATCGAAGCGATTGAAGGTTCTGCCCGTACCGGAAAAATCGGCGACGGCAAGATTTTTGTTTACGACTTAGAGCAAGTTGTTCGCATCCGTACCGGCGAGACCGGGCCCGAAGCACTTTAA
- the amt gene encoding ammonium transporter — protein sequence MTKLFAYLAIGAGFLLSGSAALAQAAPEAAAAVAAIPNKGDTAFMTISTLLVILMTIPGLALFYGGLVRSKNMLSVLMQVFVVSSLIYVLWTIYGYTVAFTGGSPFFGGFDKLFFKGITPDSIAATFSKGVVIPEFTFAAFQATFAAITCTLIVGSFAERAKFSAVLLFCVLWFTFSYLPVAHMVWYWDGPDAITDAASLETVTAAAGWLWAKGALDFAGGTVVHINAAVAGLVGAYVIGKRVGYGKESMAPHSLTLTMVGASLLWVGWFGFNAGSNLEANGVAALAFVNTLVATGAATIAWIAGEAMAKGKASMLGAASGAVAGLVAITPACGFVGPMGAIVIGLVGGFGGLWGVNGLKRLLGADDSLDVFGVHGVCGILGALLTGVFAAPSLGGTGVFDYVANAVNPDYSIVDQVIIQATAVGTTIVWSAVVSFVAYKLVDIVLGLRVTEEEEREGLDISSHGETAYHR from the coding sequence ATGACTAAACTTTTCGCCTATCTGGCCATAGGCGCTGGCTTCCTTTTGTCTGGAAGCGCCGCTTTGGCCCAAGCTGCCCCCGAAGCAGCCGCTGCAGTTGCCGCCATCCCTAACAAGGGCGACACCGCATTCATGACGATTTCCACCTTGTTGGTGATCTTGATGACCATCCCCGGTTTGGCTTTGTTCTACGGTGGTTTGGTTCGCAGCAAAAACATGCTGTCTGTGTTGATGCAAGTCTTCGTGGTGAGCTCACTCATTTATGTGTTGTGGACGATCTACGGTTACACCGTGGCCTTCACCGGTGGTTCACCTTTCTTTGGTGGCTTTGACAAGTTGTTTTTCAAAGGCATCACGCCTGACTCCATTGCTGCCACGTTCAGCAAAGGCGTTGTGATTCCTGAATTCACATTCGCAGCCTTCCAAGCAACCTTCGCTGCGATCACTTGCACTTTGATCGTGGGCTCATTCGCTGAGCGCGCCAAGTTCTCGGCTGTGTTGTTGTTCTGCGTGTTGTGGTTCACCTTCAGCTACTTGCCCGTGGCCCACATGGTTTGGTACTGGGACGGCCCTGACGCCATCACTGACGCTGCTAGCTTGGAAACTGTGACGGCCGCTGCTGGCTGGCTGTGGGCCAAGGGTGCGTTGGACTTCGCAGGCGGTACGGTGGTGCACATCAACGCTGCGGTGGCTGGTTTGGTCGGTGCTTATGTGATCGGCAAGCGCGTCGGTTACGGCAAAGAATCGATGGCGCCTCACAGCTTGACATTGACCATGGTCGGTGCCTCTCTCTTGTGGGTGGGTTGGTTCGGTTTCAACGCTGGTTCGAACCTCGAAGCCAACGGTGTAGCAGCCCTCGCTTTTGTGAACACCTTGGTGGCCACTGGCGCAGCGACCATTGCTTGGATTGCCGGTGAAGCGATGGCCAAAGGCAAAGCTTCGATGCTGGGTGCTGCTTCGGGTGCTGTGGCTGGTTTGGTGGCGATCACTCCCGCTTGCGGTTTCGTGGGCCCCATGGGTGCCATCGTGATCGGCTTGGTGGGCGGCTTCGGCGGCTTGTGGGGTGTGAATGGTTTGAAACGCCTCTTGGGCGCTGACGACTCACTCGATGTGTTCGGCGTGCACGGTGTCTGCGGTATCTTGGGTGCGTTGTTGACCGGCGTGTTTGCAGCCCCATCCCTCGGCGGTACTGGCGTGTTCGACTACGTGGCCAATGCCGTGAACCCTGACTATTCCATCGTCGACCAAGTGATCATCCAAGCAACTGCTGTGGGTACCACCATCGTCTGGTCTGCTGTGGTGTCATTCGTGGCCTACAAACTGGTGGACATCGTGTTGGGTCTGCGTGTGACCGAAGAAGAAGAGCGCGAAGGCCTCGACATCAGCTCACACGGCGAAACGGCCTACCACCGTTAA
- the glcE gene encoding glycolate oxidase subunit GlcE, with product MQDTLQHLTDRILHATQTSQPLRLRGGGTKDFLGQSLQGEVLDTRAYSGILSYEPSELVITVRAGTPLAEVEAALAEKGQSFAFEPPHFSAGRHDALGEGTTIGGMVAAGLAGPSRASVGTVRDFVLGARVINGKGEHLTFGGQVMKNVAGYDVSRLLAGSWGQLGLITEVSLKVLPVAPGEATLVCAGVSQAQALKLINQWGGQPLPLNASAWVYDTTADPAQDFFFVRLRGAVAAVDAAVTKMSADVQALGAHVTRMNAQDVVDDWRGSGEHTLDFFKAPTDQDCLWRLSVPQTAPVLDVRVNGVACAQYIEWHGAQRWLWAPASAVAQVREAAVKAGGHATLFRTSAAHGDADKAVGVYTPLNAVQQRIQNELKKQFDPAGIFNPGRV from the coding sequence ATGCAAGACACGCTGCAACACCTCACCGACCGTATCCTTCACGCCACTCAAACCAGCCAGCCCTTGCGCTTGCGTGGGGGTGGTACCAAAGACTTTTTGGGGCAATCGCTGCAAGGCGAAGTGCTAGACACCCGCGCTTACAGTGGCATCTTGAGTTATGAACCCAGCGAGTTGGTGATCACCGTGCGTGCAGGCACCCCCTTGGCCGAGGTTGAAGCGGCGTTGGCTGAAAAAGGTCAGAGCTTTGCTTTCGAGCCACCGCACTTCTCAGCAGGGCGGCACGATGCTTTGGGCGAAGGCACCACGATTGGTGGCATGGTGGCTGCAGGGTTGGCGGGGCCCTCGCGCGCCAGCGTGGGCACGGTGCGCGATTTTGTGCTGGGTGCACGCGTCATCAATGGCAAAGGCGAACACCTCACCTTTGGCGGTCAAGTGATGAAGAACGTGGCGGGCTATGACGTGTCGCGTTTGTTGGCCGGTAGCTGGGGTCAGTTGGGGCTCATCACCGAGGTGTCATTGAAGGTGTTGCCTGTCGCGCCCGGTGAGGCCACTTTGGTGTGCGCTGGCGTTAGCCAAGCGCAAGCCTTGAAACTCATCAACCAATGGGGCGGTCAACCCTTGCCCTTGAACGCCAGCGCGTGGGTGTACGACACCACCGCCGATCCGGCGCAAGATTTTTTCTTTGTCCGCTTGCGTGGGGCTGTTGCAGCCGTGGATGCCGCCGTGACCAAAATGAGCGCTGATGTGCAAGCCTTGGGTGCACACGTGACACGCATGAATGCACAGGATGTCGTTGACGACTGGCGTGGCAGCGGCGAGCACACTTTGGATTTCTTCAAAGCCCCAACCGATCAAGACTGCTTGTGGCGCCTGAGCGTGCCGCAAACCGCGCCTGTGCTGGATGTGCGTGTCAACGGCGTTGCATGCGCCCAATACATCGAGTGGCATGGTGCCCAGCGTTGGTTGTGGGCGCCTGCCTCAGCCGTTGCGCAAGTGCGCGAGGCGGCGGTGAAAGCAGGCGGCCACGCCACCTTGTTCCGTACCAGCGCTGCACATGGTGACGCCGATAAAGCCGTAGGCGTGTACACCCCACTCAACGCGGTGCAGCAGCGCATTCAAAACGAACTCAAAAAACAGTTTGACCCAGCCGGTATCTTCAACCCTGGTCGTGTTTAA
- the glcF gene encoding glycolate oxidase subunit GlcF, whose amino-acid sequence MQTNLAPQYVGTPEGEQAEAILRKCVHCGFCTATCPTYQLLGDELDGPRGRIYLMKQVFEGATPTRATQQHLDRCLTCRNCESTCPSGVQYGHLVDVGRKVVDAQVPRPVGERFMRWALKEGLTSPLFAPAMKLGQAVRGVLPAKLKAKVPAPQTAERNGVVWPTTQHPRKVLMLAGCVQPAMLPNINTATARVLDAAGIQTIVAPEAGCCGAVKFHLNDQDGSLVQIRANIDAWWPFVEQGVEAIVMNASGCGVMVKDYGHVLKDDAVYAAKAKRISDLTQDLSELLPELVPLLKPKLNAAAVAAVGAQAYHPPCTLQHGQKLKGGVEQHMAALGFSIQVANHESHLCCGSAGTYSVLNPDISYTLRDRKLGNLDALKPQAILSANVGCITHLQSGTDVPVKHWVEVLDAALN is encoded by the coding sequence ATGCAAACCAACCTGGCCCCCCAATACGTCGGCACACCCGAAGGCGAACAAGCCGAAGCCATTTTGCGCAAGTGCGTGCACTGCGGTTTTTGCACAGCGACGTGCCCGACCTACCAACTGTTAGGCGATGAACTCGATGGCCCACGCGGCCGCATCTATTTGATGAAACAAGTGTTTGAAGGTGCCACGCCCACGCGAGCCACGCAGCAACACTTGGACCGCTGCCTCACTTGCCGCAACTGCGAAAGCACGTGCCCCAGCGGCGTGCAATACGGTCACTTGGTGGACGTGGGCCGCAAGGTGGTGGACGCGCAAGTGCCGCGCCCTGTGGGTGAACGCTTCATGCGTTGGGCCTTGAAAGAAGGCCTCACTTCTCCGCTGTTCGCGCCGGCCATGAAGCTCGGCCAAGCGGTGCGCGGTGTATTGCCTGCCAAGCTCAAAGCCAAAGTGCCAGCGCCTCAAACTGCTGAGCGCAATGGCGTGGTGTGGCCCACAACGCAACACCCCCGCAAAGTGCTCATGCTCGCAGGCTGTGTGCAGCCCGCCATGCTGCCCAACATCAACACGGCCACTGCGCGTGTGCTGGATGCCGCGGGTATTCAAACCATTGTGGCGCCCGAAGCGGGATGCTGCGGTGCAGTCAAATTTCACTTGAATGACCAAGACGGTAGCTTGGTGCAAATACGCGCCAACATTGACGCGTGGTGGCCGTTTGTCGAGCAAGGCGTGGAAGCCATTGTGATGAACGCCTCAGGCTGTGGCGTGATGGTGAAAGACTACGGCCATGTGTTGAAGGATGATGCGGTTTATGCCGCCAAAGCCAAACGCATCAGCGATCTCACCCAAGACTTGAGCGAGTTGTTGCCCGAGTTGGTGCCCTTACTCAAACCTAAATTGAACGCAGCGGCGGTTGCTGCGGTAGGCGCTCAGGCGTATCACCCGCCTTGCACCTTGCAACACGGTCAAAAGCTCAAAGGTGGTGTGGAGCAACACATGGCGGCCTTGGGTTTCTCAATTCAAGTCGCTAACCATGAATCACATCTGTGCTGCGGCTCTGCAGGTACCTACAGCGTGCTCAACCCCGACATCAGCTACACGTTGCGTGACCGCAAGTTGGGTAACTTGGATGCACTCAAGCCCCAAGCCATCCTGAGTGCCAACGTGGGCTGTATCACTCACTTGCAAAGCGGCACAGATGTGCCTGTGAAGCATTGGGTGGAAGTGCTGGATGCGGCTTTGAATTAA
- a CDS encoding glutathione peroxidase: protein MTALKDFAAQRIDGTPLSFADLQNQVLLIVNTASACGFTPQFEGLEALHQTYGSRGLAVIGFPCNQFGAQDSGTNAEIGAFCQRNYGVSFTMMEKVDVNGDNAHPLFKWLKAEAPGLLGSEGIKWNFTKFLVGKDGHVLKRYASMDAPAKLAKDIEAALAA, encoded by the coding sequence ATGACCGCGCTCAAAGATTTCGCCGCCCAACGCATCGACGGCACACCTCTGTCCTTTGCTGACCTGCAAAACCAAGTTTTGCTGATTGTGAACACCGCTAGTGCCTGCGGCTTCACGCCCCAGTTTGAAGGGCTAGAGGCGTTGCATCAAACCTATGGTTCACGCGGTCTCGCCGTGATTGGCTTTCCATGCAACCAGTTTGGCGCCCAAGACTCGGGCACCAACGCGGAAATCGGCGCCTTTTGCCAACGCAACTACGGCGTGAGCTTCACGATGATGGAAAAAGTAGATGTGAACGGCGACAACGCCCATCCATTATTTAAGTGGCTCAAAGCCGAAGCACCGGGTCTTTTGGGCAGCGAGGGCATCAAATGGAACTTCACCAAGTTCTTGGTCGGCAAAGACGGTCACGTGCTCAAGCGATATGCATCGATGGATGCGCCAGCCAAGCTGGCCAAAGACATCGAAGCAGCTTTGGCGGCTTAA
- a CDS encoding DMT family transporter has translation MTRPALAVLALAFNALVWGLSWFPLRALDAQGLHPLWATAAVFTLATIVLSLICPSGWTHFRQHPQLYWLMAVSGLTNVGFNWAVTTGDVVRVVLLFYLMPTWSLLLAWWLLDERPTRGALVRLSLTLVGMVLVLTTPASPWPLPQDLADVLALLAGFCFALTNIWLLRLQHTPESSRMVAMFAGGAWMAIACALLASTLSVIPPLFASPLENASLSVLTSWAPWVLGLSAAFLLSNFSLQYGAARLSAHTTAMVMMSEVVFASVSSVALGASVLTWRVALGGGMIVVMALLASHAHTSMETHK, from the coding sequence ATGACGCGCCCCGCGCTGGCCGTGTTGGCCTTGGCTTTCAATGCGCTGGTATGGGGCTTGTCGTGGTTCCCTTTACGTGCGCTGGACGCGCAAGGCCTGCACCCTTTATGGGCCACGGCGGCTGTCTTCACCCTGGCAACGATCGTACTGAGCTTGATCTGTCCTTCAGGTTGGACACACTTCAGACAACACCCGCAACTCTATTGGCTCATGGCCGTGTCTGGCCTCACCAATGTGGGGTTCAACTGGGCCGTCACCACTGGCGATGTGGTGCGCGTGGTGTTGCTGTTTTATCTGATGCCGACTTGGTCGTTGTTGCTGGCATGGTGGCTGCTGGATGAACGCCCCACACGGGGGGCATTGGTGCGCTTGTCGCTCACTTTGGTGGGTATGGTGCTCGTCCTCACCACACCTGCATCGCCTTGGCCACTGCCGCAAGATCTGGCTGATGTTCTTGCTCTGCTCGCAGGTTTTTGTTTTGCCCTGACCAATATTTGGTTGCTGCGTTTGCAACACACACCTGAGTCGTCGCGCATGGTCGCCATGTTTGCAGGCGGCGCTTGGATGGCCATCGCGTGCGCGTTGCTGGCATCCACTCTGAGCGTGATACCACCGCTCTTTGCATCGCCTCTTGAAAATGCCAGCCTCTCCGTCCTCACAAGCTGGGCACCTTGGGTGCTGGGGCTGAGCGCCGCATTTTTGCTGTCTAACTTTTCTTTGCAGTACGGCGCGGCGCGCTTAAGCGCACACACCACAGCGATGGTGATGATGTCGGAAGTGGTCTTCGCCAGTGTGTCCTCAGTTGCACTAGGGGCTTCCGTGCTCACATGGCGCGTCGCGCTGGGTGGCGGCATGATTGTGGTCATGGCCTTGCTGGCATCGCATGCACATACATCCATGGAGACTCACAAATGA
- the lplT gene encoding lysophospholipid transporter LplT: MKRGFYTIMSAQFFSSLADNALFVTAVELLKSDGAPEWQRAALVPMFALFYVVLAPFVGAFADARPKGEVMLMSNTIKVVGCLMMLFGVHPLLAYAVVGLGAAAYSPAKYGILTELLPASQLVKANGWIEGLTIASIILGVLLGGQLVGPNLSAWLLSFDLPLLTTGVDTSAEAAICLLIPLYALAAWFNKRIPYTGAALIPMRLDPEKSMVRNLLALLPDFWHCNQRLWQDKLGQISLATTTLFWGVSGNLRYIVLAWSAAALGYTTTQASSLVGVVAIGTAVGAVVASIKMKLDHATRLMPLGIAMGCFVVAMNFIDNLWLAVPFLIILGALGGFLVVPMNALLQHRGHNLMGAGRSIAVQNLNEQLCILGLGFLYTFSTGMGLSAFGAITAFGVLVGYVMWLIKLWHEHNHNHHREELARLMHIARNDDLHG, from the coding sequence ATGAAGCGCGGTTTTTACACCATCATGTCGGCGCAGTTTTTCAGCTCGCTGGCCGACAACGCACTGTTCGTCACAGCCGTAGAACTCCTCAAATCCGATGGCGCACCCGAGTGGCAACGTGCGGCTCTTGTGCCTATGTTCGCTTTGTTTTACGTGGTGCTCGCACCCTTTGTGGGCGCATTTGCCGACGCGAGACCGAAAGGCGAGGTCATGCTCATGAGCAACACCATCAAAGTGGTGGGCTGCTTGATGATGTTGTTTGGCGTGCATCCTTTGCTCGCCTACGCCGTGGTGGGATTGGGCGCGGCAGCGTATTCACCTGCCAAGTACGGCATCTTGACCGAGTTGCTCCCTGCATCTCAGTTGGTCAAAGCGAACGGCTGGATCGAGGGCTTGACGATCGCCTCCATCATCTTGGGCGTGTTGTTGGGTGGCCAGCTGGTCGGCCCCAATTTGTCAGCATGGTTGCTGTCGTTTGACTTGCCACTACTCACGACAGGCGTTGACACCTCCGCCGAAGCCGCCATTTGCCTGCTGATTCCGCTGTACGCCTTGGCCGCTTGGTTCAACAAACGCATTCCCTACACCGGTGCCGCGCTCATTCCCATGCGCCTTGATCCAGAAAAAAGCATGGTGCGCAATTTGTTGGCACTCCTGCCCGATTTTTGGCATTGCAACCAGCGTCTGTGGCAAGACAAGCTGGGCCAAATCTCATTGGCCACCACCACCTTGTTTTGGGGTGTCAGCGGCAACTTGCGCTACATCGTCTTGGCATGGAGTGCTGCTGCTTTGGGCTACACCACCACGCAAGCGTCAAGCTTGGTGGGTGTCGTTGCCATTGGCACGGCTGTCGGTGCTGTGGTCGCATCTATAAAGATGAAGCTCGACCATGCCACACGCCTCATGCCTTTGGGCATCGCCATGGGTTGCTTCGTGGTGGCCATGAACTTCATTGACAACTTGTGGTTGGCTGTGCCCTTCCTCATCATCTTGGGCGCTTTAGGTGGCTTCTTGGTGGTACCGATGAATGCGCTGTTGCAACACCGCGGCCACAACCTCATGGGAGCAGGTCGCTCCATTGCTGTGCAAAACCTGAATGAACAACTGTGCATTTTGGGTTTGGGCTTTTTGTACACGTTTAGCACCGGCATGGGACTCAGCGCCTTTGGTGCCATCACCGCCTTTGGCGTGTTGGTCGGCTATGTGATGTGGCTCATCAAGCTGTGGCATGAACACAACCACAACCACCACCGCGAGGAGTTGGCGCGTTTGATGCACATCGCACGCAACGACGATTTGCACGGCTAA
- the alr gene encoding alanine racemase encodes MPRPIQAFVHTDALRHNLARMRAAAPDARVWAVVKANAYGHGIERVFDGLRGADGFALLDLDEAQRLRSLGWRGPVLLLEGVFEARDLELCSRLDLWHTVHCDEQIDMLSRHKTQVPHRVFLKMNSGMNRLGFTPTRFRSAWTRLNQLPQVDEISLVTHFSDADGPKGIAEQMRVFAKTTEDLPGERSTCNSAGLLRHASDTAVAADWVRPGIALYGSAPDFPEHDMAQWGLQPTLSLRSRIIAVQTLQAGDTVGYGSSFTADAPMRIGIVACGYADGYPRHCPTGTPVLVEGVRTRTLGRVSMDMIAVDLGPTPQAAFGSEVTLWGKASQGAVLPIDDVAKAAGTVGYELMCAVSARVNFSQD; translated from the coding sequence ATGCCCCGTCCGATTCAAGCCTTTGTTCACACCGACGCGCTGCGTCACAACTTGGCCCGCATGCGCGCTGCTGCTCCAGACGCTCGCGTGTGGGCTGTCGTCAAAGCCAATGCGTATGGTCATGGCATTGAACGTGTGTTTGACGGTTTACGTGGTGCCGATGGCTTTGCGTTGTTGGACCTAGATGAGGCGCAACGCTTGCGCAGCTTGGGCTGGCGCGGCCCCGTGCTTTTGCTGGAGGGGGTGTTTGAAGCGCGCGACTTAGAGCTGTGCTCACGCCTTGACCTGTGGCATACCGTGCATTGCGACGAACAGATTGACATGCTCAGCCGTCACAAAACACAAGTCCCGCATCGGGTATTCCTCAAAATGAACAGTGGTATGAACCGTTTGGGTTTCACGCCCACACGGTTCCGGTCGGCTTGGACGCGGCTGAACCAACTGCCGCAAGTCGATGAAATTTCTTTGGTAACGCATTTCAGTGACGCGGATGGACCTAAAGGCATTGCCGAACAAATGCGCGTCTTTGCCAAAACCACCGAGGACTTGCCTGGCGAGCGCAGCACTTGCAATAGTGCGGGCTTGTTGCGACATGCCAGCGACACGGCTGTGGCCGCCGATTGGGTGCGTCCTGGCATTGCGTTGTACGGCAGTGCACCTGATTTTCCTGAGCACGATATGGCGCAATGGGGTTTGCAGCCCACCCTTAGCCTGCGCAGTCGAATCATTGCGGTGCAAACGCTGCAAGCCGGCGACACCGTGGGCTACGGCTCATCGTTTACAGCGGATGCGCCGATGCGCATTGGCATCGTGGCTTGTGGGTACGCGGATGGCTATCCACGCCATTGCCCTACCGGAACACCTGTGCTGGTTGAAGGCGTGCGCACCCGCACGCTGGGGCGCGTGAGCATGGACATGATTGCTGTGGATCTCGGCCCCACCCCACAAGCAGCCTTTGGCAGTGAAGTGACGCTGTGGGGCAAGGCCAGTCAAGGGGCTGTGTTGCCGATTGATGACGTCGCGAAGGCAGCAGGCACTGTCGGCTATGAGCTGATGTGTGCGGTGTCAGCGCGGGTGAACTTCTCTCAAGACTAA